In one Zobellia galactanivorans genomic region, the following are encoded:
- a CDS encoding polysaccharide deacetylase family protein, with amino-acid sequence MHFKLLLSLLITIGFQSLVAQENKLWNTKKCAVVLTYDDALNEHLDNVIPALDEHGLRATFYLIGESETLNKRLDEWRSAAQNGHELGNHSLTHPCINKPGRKKPLSPEKDLANFTLDRVVNEIKITNTLLHSIDGKTERTFAYPCGHMKIDSVLFFPYLKGEFIAARGVKRNMMTAGQIDLDDINCFGMKGHTGQEMKQLVDQAIESNTLLVFLFHGVGGGSPLNVSVEAHQELIAYLREKQDEIWIAPLVEVAKYIKTRTPQNKPKTIEKNK; translated from the coding sequence ATGCATTTCAAGCTCCTTTTATCGCTGCTTATCACTATTGGTTTTCAGAGCCTCGTCGCGCAGGAAAACAAGCTCTGGAACACTAAAAAATGTGCCGTAGTGCTTACTTACGACGATGCATTAAACGAGCACCTTGACAACGTAATTCCCGCTTTGGACGAACATGGACTTAGAGCTACGTTTTATTTGATCGGCGAATCGGAAACCCTGAACAAAAGACTTGACGAATGGCGTTCAGCGGCCCAAAACGGCCATGAACTGGGCAACCATAGCTTAACCCATCCTTGCATCAATAAACCTGGTCGAAAAAAACCGCTTTCACCCGAAAAGGACTTGGCCAACTTTACCTTAGACCGGGTAGTCAATGAAATTAAGATTACCAACACCTTACTCCACTCTATTGACGGTAAAACCGAACGCACCTTCGCATATCCCTGCGGTCACATGAAAATAGACTCCGTATTGTTCTTCCCCTACCTTAAAGGTGAATTTATTGCGGCCCGGGGAGTTAAACGAAACATGATGACAGCAGGGCAAATAGACCTTGACGATATCAATTGCTTCGGCATGAAAGGGCACACTGGACAGGAAATGAAACAATTGGTCGACCAAGCTATAGAAAGCAATACTCTTTTGGTCTTTCTCTTCCATGGTGTGGGAGGTGGTAGCCCCCTGAATGTTTCGGTAGAGGCCCATCAAGAATTGATAGCCTATTTGCGCGAAAAACAAGATGAAATATGGATCGCTCCCCTAGTCGAGGTTGCGAAATACATAAAGACCCGTACACCACAAAATAAACCGAAAACCATT
- a CDS encoding family 43 glycosylhydrolase — translation MKNLSFLLSTLCGITYGLHAQAELLVPEQANQYVRVYKADGDYFFGPDTPNLKEGKWYDEWVPNDHTFVKGDDGLWHIFGITHPLVETKPLNKGIHEGEYASFHAVSRATNFKETLKENHYNDLPKILAPRDRPGEIPANHAPYVVRKDGRFQMVYGHSPIRLAVSDNLYDWEPKGELFSDPDGARDPNLLLYKGTYYLTYCSIKSVRMVTSKDLIHWSEPKTILKTNQFDPESPSLLFHNNSFYLFVCAWEGGWDGKDIQGAYTHKAYVYQSNDLTNFGVDQEKEITVLKAHAPEIFQGEDGQWYISSVEWPYRGVSIDRFTWKPQNHKQK, via the coding sequence ATGAAAAACCTTTCCTTTTTACTCTCGACCCTATGCGGTATAACCTACGGCCTACACGCCCAAGCAGAGCTTTTGGTACCCGAACAGGCCAATCAATACGTACGCGTATACAAAGCGGACGGAGACTATTTTTTCGGTCCCGACACCCCAAACCTGAAAGAGGGCAAATGGTACGACGAATGGGTGCCCAACGACCACACCTTTGTAAAGGGCGATGACGGCTTATGGCACATATTCGGCATTACCCACCCCCTCGTGGAAACCAAACCGCTCAACAAGGGGATACATGAAGGTGAATACGCTTCTTTTCACGCCGTGTCACGGGCTACAAATTTCAAGGAAACCCTAAAAGAAAACCATTATAACGACCTTCCCAAGATACTCGCCCCTAGAGACCGACCCGGTGAAATACCTGCAAACCACGCCCCTTATGTCGTTAGAAAAGACGGACGCTTTCAAATGGTATACGGCCATAGCCCTATCCGTTTGGCTGTTTCCGATAATCTCTATGATTGGGAACCAAAAGGAGAACTCTTTTCAGACCCCGATGGCGCACGAGATCCCAATTTACTTTTATATAAAGGCACATATTACCTGACCTACTGTTCCATTAAAAGTGTCCGTATGGTGACTTCCAAAGATTTAATACACTGGAGCGAACCCAAAACCATTCTCAAAACGAATCAATTCGACCCAGAATCTCCCAGTCTATTGTTTCATAACAATTCCTTTTACCTTTTTGTCTGTGCCTGGGAAGGTGGATGGGACGGCAAGGATATTCAAGGCGCCTATACCCACAAAGCCTATGTCTATCAGTCGAATGACCTAACCAATTTTGGGGTTGACCAAGAAAAGGAAATTACCGTGTTAAAGGCACATGCCCCCGAGATTTTTCAGGGTGAAGATGGGCAGTGGTATATATCAAGTGTAGAATGGCCTTACAGAGGGGTGAGTATAGACCGCTTTACCTGGAAGCCACAAAACCATAAACAAAAGTAA
- a CDS encoding VPS10 domain-containing protein, with amino-acid sequence MNKKMIAPKITLLFTVLCGISTYGQNTDGNKDFFERLKTQDLASDPSVVWQQFGPGMSGNNKCAFWHPTDPNSLYISPNMGNSYVSFDQGKTYNTMLDEDATGYREGQRGPMQLFSIDFSRQNPDFGFCSDDKNKGIFVTHDRGRSWQNLNHPVFEGKYVSCVAVDPKNDAIWYAGGGEMRHLGRMLFPNSQPHGSKEHKPSLNKLWKSTDKGKTWKLMNKGFHPDTQFETLLVDPKDSNTIYASTNYGFYKSTDGAKHWKQKTKGFDYDVMRAMAHHYDPGTNTLTLYVISNPMWKPDGKTLTDDKGGIFKSVDRGETWQKLQGNLSLDMRQFQNNADIKKSYVHCAAYVFGMKDGEFKKKYPEMPSAITIRFNTIAVDPNDANNIYLNNEYSNASRNNFKPGQIWRSKDGGKTWHVALRNGKAWKKGSKDYAYWTDRGNPMGTNISLRYLKDWVDRDFYERKGSNFVRWNADGTVLHTQMAKISLMSYDKGETWVDIDDEYTTPGTESYVGAGNSNLPGHGFYQHPEVRHKVFCMAGENSLWITNNEGPKLRPGAQAAESHNFLDNETSLSWYAIHPKDTMIHYALFFRQAAKGKFLKSIDNGKTWQEQGIAIPKWETKPHSGDQSVHQNHLIIDPDNPDNMYFVVPKRSTDLEWVGNSVTGFGVHKTYDGGKTWQEANTGLPDSRDATKIAFDPKDPKTLYVAIQNKGGGLFKSIDNGKYWSKVSSTEKISGDQGINDIHFSRDGKAYITAGSKRGKPNAGGVWVSNDGLRTWKRIFDHPWTNRIETAYYNPNTILVSTLGNVSIGTKNAGTYLSQDGGKSWSKINKGNGQSDRINDIAIDNYTPGKFYASTRGSGWYVAQHPKPNKSITTQN; translated from the coding sequence ATGAATAAAAAGATGATAGCCCCCAAGATAACATTGTTATTCACGGTTTTATGCGGTATATCGACCTACGGGCAAAATACGGATGGGAACAAGGACTTTTTTGAGCGCCTAAAGACCCAAGACCTAGCCTCCGACCCCTCGGTGGTTTGGCAGCAATTCGGCCCGGGAATGAGCGGAAACAACAAATGTGCCTTTTGGCATCCGACCGACCCCAACTCCCTTTATATCAGTCCTAATATGGGAAATTCCTACGTTTCTTTCGACCAAGGAAAAACCTACAATACCATGCTCGATGAAGATGCTACGGGTTACAGGGAAGGCCAACGAGGCCCCATGCAGTTGTTCAGTATCGATTTTTCACGTCAAAACCCCGATTTCGGTTTTTGTAGCGATGACAAGAACAAGGGCATCTTTGTTACCCATGACCGCGGGCGATCATGGCAGAACCTGAACCATCCGGTATTCGAGGGCAAATATGTGTCGTGTGTAGCGGTAGACCCGAAAAATGATGCCATTTGGTATGCAGGAGGTGGCGAAATGCGGCATTTGGGAAGAATGCTCTTTCCGAATAGCCAACCCCATGGCTCAAAAGAACATAAGCCCAGCCTCAACAAACTATGGAAAAGTACCGACAAGGGAAAAACCTGGAAACTCATGAACAAGGGGTTTCACCCCGATACCCAATTCGAAACCCTATTGGTTGACCCGAAAGATTCGAACACGATCTATGCCAGCACCAACTACGGTTTTTACAAAAGTACCGATGGGGCAAAACACTGGAAACAGAAGACCAAGGGCTTCGATTATGACGTAATGCGGGCCATGGCGCACCATTACGACCCTGGCACCAACACCCTTACGCTCTACGTTATCTCCAATCCTATGTGGAAACCCGACGGGAAGACATTGACCGATGACAAAGGGGGTATCTTCAAGAGTGTAGACCGTGGGGAAACTTGGCAAAAACTACAAGGCAACCTAAGCCTAGACATGCGTCAATTTCAAAACAACGCCGATATCAAAAAGAGCTATGTACACTGTGCCGCCTATGTTTTTGGTATGAAAGACGGTGAATTCAAAAAGAAATATCCTGAGATGCCCTCGGCCATTACCATTCGTTTCAATACCATTGCGGTAGACCCCAATGATGCCAACAACATTTACCTGAACAACGAATATTCCAATGCCTCGCGAAATAATTTCAAACCTGGGCAAATATGGCGCAGCAAAGATGGGGGGAAGACATGGCATGTTGCCCTGCGAAACGGAAAGGCATGGAAAAAAGGTTCTAAAGACTACGCCTATTGGACCGACAGGGGCAACCCTATGGGAACCAATATTTCCCTCCGTTATTTGAAAGATTGGGTAGACCGTGATTTTTACGAACGTAAAGGTTCCAATTTTGTTCGGTGGAATGCCGACGGAACCGTACTTCATACCCAAATGGCCAAAATATCGCTTATGAGCTACGACAAAGGCGAAACCTGGGTAGATATCGATGACGAGTATACCACTCCCGGTACGGAAAGTTATGTCGGAGCGGGAAACAGCAATCTGCCCGGCCACGGTTTCTACCAACATCCCGAAGTAAGGCACAAGGTATTCTGTATGGCCGGCGAAAACAGTCTATGGATTACCAACAACGAAGGACCTAAGTTACGTCCAGGGGCACAAGCTGCGGAGTCACATAATTTTCTTGACAATGAAACCTCCTTGAGTTGGTACGCCATACATCCTAAAGATACGATGATCCATTACGCTTTGTTCTTTAGACAGGCGGCAAAAGGCAAATTTCTAAAGTCCATTGATAATGGAAAAACGTGGCAAGAGCAGGGCATAGCAATCCCTAAATGGGAAACAAAACCCCACAGTGGTGACCAAAGTGTACACCAAAACCATCTTATCATAGACCCTGACAATCCCGACAACATGTATTTTGTGGTACCCAAGCGTTCTACGGACCTGGAATGGGTCGGGAATTCGGTAACGGGTTTTGGAGTACACAAAACATACGACGGCGGAAAAACATGGCAAGAAGCGAATACAGGCCTGCCCGATTCCCGTGATGCAACAAAAATCGCCTTCGACCCTAAGGACCCCAAGACGCTTTACGTAGCCATACAGAACAAAGGAGGGGGACTCTTTAAATCGATTGACAACGGCAAGTATTGGAGTAAGGTTTCCTCCACCGAAAAAATATCGGGCGACCAAGGCATTAACGACATCCATTTCTCTAGAGACGGAAAAGCCTATATTACCGCAGGTAGCAAAAGGGGAAAACCCAATGCCGGAGGGGTTTGGGTCAGTAACGACGGCCTTCGTACTTGGAAACGGATTTTTGACCACCCTTGGACCAACCGTATTGAAACGGCCTACTACAACCCGAACACCATTTTGGTCTCTACCTTGGGCAATGTCTCCATCGGTACAAAAAATGCAGGCACCTACCTTTCACAAGATGGAGGAAAGTCATGGTCAAAAATAAATAAGGGCAACGGCCAAAGCGATCGCATCAACGATATTGCCATAGACAACTATACCCCGGGCAAGTTTTACGCTTCAACACGAGGTAGTGGATGGTACGTAGCACAGCACCCAAAACCGAACAAGTCCATAACCACCCAGAACTAA
- a CDS encoding LamG domain-containing protein, which produces MILKQAILTLVLVNANLFAQEPPKTYSSTDKETRQGPPKPPMGKRWVLNPDFSDEFNGTELDTTKWLDHHPTWIGRAPGLFMSSQVSVGDGFLKMEGKKLEKDTIVHAYGKDITFNIAGAAVVSKKATKFGYYECRVKAAATTMSTTFWFSSSNNFKGPKDCDRYGLEWDIHESIGREGDFNGSYFASGMHSNAHFWYTDCNGKKYDHRAPQVKFEDAKLTSEDFNVYGGWWRDESTASYYYNNRPPKHQKFYDKVKKKPFDQPMYMRLVNETYPFPWIELPNAEELSDPSKNTVYYDWVRAYRLVDVNDPNSEVEKDPTLKLYHENVTFPSATIEHKRSKSLEIPLSYQANEDREIAFILFDNEGKKIKEAILTAYAGYANLEYTLQLDQKLPLGSPYKLSAHIRPLKGNKKNSLDESTVYIHLTK; this is translated from the coding sequence ATGATTCTTAAACAAGCTATTTTGACCCTCGTTCTTGTAAACGCCAATCTTTTTGCCCAAGAGCCCCCTAAAACCTATAGTTCCACCGACAAAGAAACACGCCAAGGTCCACCCAAACCACCTATGGGCAAGCGATGGGTGCTAAACCCTGACTTTTCCGACGAGTTCAACGGTACCGAACTCGACACCACCAAATGGCTCGACCACCACCCGACCTGGATCGGCAGGGCCCCAGGTCTTTTTATGTCCTCACAGGTTTCGGTAGGAGACGGGTTTTTAAAGATGGAAGGAAAAAAATTAGAGAAAGACACTATTGTACATGCCTACGGCAAAGACATTACCTTTAACATAGCAGGTGCCGCAGTAGTGTCTAAAAAGGCGACGAAATTCGGGTATTACGAATGTCGCGTCAAAGCCGCGGCCACAACGATGTCTACCACCTTTTGGTTTTCAAGCTCCAATAATTTCAAAGGGCCTAAGGATTGTGACCGCTACGGTTTGGAATGGGACATTCATGAATCTATCGGACGCGAAGGCGATTTCAATGGAAGTTATTTTGCCAGTGGCATGCATTCCAATGCCCATTTTTGGTATACCGATTGCAACGGAAAAAAATATGACCACAGGGCACCTCAAGTAAAGTTCGAAGACGCCAAGCTTACCTCCGAAGACTTTAATGTTTATGGAGGATGGTGGCGCGATGAAAGCACCGCTAGCTATTACTATAACAACAGGCCGCCCAAACACCAAAAATTCTATGACAAGGTAAAGAAGAAACCTTTTGACCAGCCAATGTACATGCGTCTGGTAAACGAAACCTATCCTTTTCCCTGGATCGAACTTCCTAATGCCGAAGAGCTATCTGACCCGAGCAAGAACACAGTCTATTACGATTGGGTCAGGGCCTACCGATTGGTCGATGTAAACGACCCTAATTCCGAAGTAGAAAAAGACCCCACCCTAAAACTGTACCACGAAAACGTAACGTTTCCTAGTGCGACCATCGAACACAAACGATCAAAATCCCTAGAAATCCCCCTTTCGTATCAAGCGAACGAAGACCGTGAAATAGCATTTATACTGTTTGACAACGAAGGCAAAAAAATAAAGGAAGCGATTCTCACGGCCTATGCCGGATATGCCAACCTGGAATACACCTTGCAATTGGATCAAAAATTACCGCTCGGATCCCCTTATAAGCTCTCGGCCCATATACGTCCGTTAAAGGGGAATAAAAAAAATAGCCTTGACGAAAGTACGGTCTATATCCATTTGACCAAATAA
- a CDS encoding sulfatase-like hydrolase/transferase produces MKVTNHKTLWALLGSIIISSNAMAQEKPNIILLYADDISARELPIYGSTVWSPPKGGNSSDIQYRAKTPVLNQLAEEGCYIKTAWAATVCGPSRAMMMTGRYAHLHKWWHNKDKGKAPDGKGSWNLYDSSPHSIANVAKAGGYATFWAGKTQMNIEGFAFDEGCFTPGEGSYNKAIHTTDFRLETRKVNGKKKIFNADTNKEIHKKSYVQSGWYWKPHVQLMNHPGTNKKLVWWPNTKKAKKEFGLNTFGPDVELDFIFEFMERKQKEGEPFFVYHTSHLGHDAWDFLHPGSGNKWPGTPKINWDGTKYSRIEPHITGDKGVYNTHGTVTESGIHHHINYLDYQVWQYINKFKELGIENNTIFIFCADNGTSGYGKSSPISQKGTHVPLIIYAPGMHMTKKGLQDVLVNISDMLPTIADIAQVEIPDSYEINGESLLPFLTTDKKTHRNWIYAYHKETQIVRGNLVLKDGNNVWYDVSRTPEDLISFPKITDWGKVSQAHRKERDELLRVIPQYDLHETAHDAPVNGIGPVTPLILKK; encoded by the coding sequence ATGAAAGTCACAAACCACAAAACCCTATGGGCCTTGCTAGGAAGCATCATCATTTCCTCCAATGCAATGGCCCAAGAAAAACCGAACATCATCCTTTTGTATGCCGATGATATTAGCGCTCGGGAACTTCCCATTTACGGTTCTACGGTTTGGAGTCCTCCGAAAGGGGGCAACAGCTCCGATATTCAATACCGCGCCAAAACCCCGGTACTAAACCAACTGGCCGAAGAAGGCTGTTATATAAAGACCGCTTGGGCAGCCACGGTATGCGGCCCAAGTAGGGCCATGATGATGACCGGTAGATATGCCCACTTACACAAATGGTGGCATAACAAAGACAAGGGCAAGGCACCCGACGGCAAGGGCTCTTGGAACTTATACGATAGTTCCCCCCACTCCATTGCAAATGTGGCCAAAGCGGGTGGGTATGCCACTTTTTGGGCGGGAAAAACCCAAATGAACATAGAGGGCTTCGCTTTTGACGAAGGCTGTTTTACCCCTGGTGAAGGCTCTTACAACAAAGCCATTCATACTACGGACTTCCGGTTAGAGACTAGAAAAGTAAACGGGAAAAAGAAGATTTTCAATGCGGATACCAATAAAGAAATTCACAAGAAAAGCTATGTGCAATCCGGTTGGTACTGGAAACCGCACGTACAACTCATGAACCACCCGGGCACCAACAAAAAGCTGGTTTGGTGGCCGAACACTAAAAAGGCAAAAAAAGAATTTGGCCTGAACACCTTTGGTCCCGATGTAGAACTCGATTTCATCTTTGAGTTCATGGAAAGAAAACAAAAGGAAGGCGAACCCTTCTTTGTTTACCACACCAGCCACCTAGGTCATGATGCATGGGACTTTCTTCACCCAGGTTCTGGAAACAAATGGCCCGGCACCCCGAAGATTAACTGGGACGGCACCAAATACTCCCGTATCGAACCCCATATCACCGGAGACAAGGGAGTATACAACACCCATGGTACGGTTACCGAAAGTGGTATCCACCATCACATCAACTATCTCGATTATCAAGTTTGGCAGTACATAAACAAATTCAAGGAGCTCGGTATCGAAAACAACACCATTTTCATTTTCTGTGCCGACAATGGTACGAGCGGTTATGGGAAATCGAGCCCTATTTCGCAAAAGGGAACCCATGTCCCCTTGATTATCTATGCCCCCGGTATGCATATGACCAAGAAAGGCTTACAAGATGTGTTGGTGAATATCTCAGATATGCTTCCTACCATTGCCGACATTGCCCAGGTTGAAATACCCGACAGCTACGAAATTAACGGAGAAAGCTTGCTTCCGTTTTTAACTACCGATAAAAAAACACATAGAAATTGGATTTACGCATATCATAAGGAAACCCAGATCGTAAGAGGAAATCTTGTTCTAAAGGATGGAAACAATGTCTGGTACGATGTGAGCCGAACACCCGAAGACCTGATCAGTTTTCCAAAAATCACCGACTGGGGCAAAGTATCGCAAGCCCATAGAAAAGAACGCGATGAACTATTGCGGGTCATTCCTCAATATGACCTTCATGAAACGGCACATGACGCTCCGGTGAACGGCATAGGCCCCGTAACTCCGCTAATCTTAAAAAAATAA
- a CDS encoding sulfatase-like hydrolase/transferase, protein MNFKKQFTVYVLVFFSALLGLPIQAQKRKTKKKDQPNVLIIYTDDHRFSGVHALGGMQVKTPNIDALIADGVSFSNGYLMGAFSGATCVPSRAMLLTGRNVFDLQGQGHSIPPEHTTIGEALQANDYNTHIVGKWHQDNASLARSFDSGDRLMSRGLYLIDHFRMPLWDWKKDGDYKFEDGYLLEYDKNGKVVRRPISKEDKRGPTGTKKNGPHTSEIYAESASEYIKGYKKKNPFFMYLAFHAPHDPRQAPQEYKDMYPVEDIVLPPSYMAQHPFDNGDMFLRDEELAVWPRTPEVAKQELSDYYAIITHLDAQIGKVIASLKESGAYKNTLIVFAGDSGLAVGNHGLMGKQNIYDEDGVHIPLIFSGNLIKDKGSKRDALAYNFDIFPTICAFIGVDIPSSVTGKSLLPVINKEKASVRDYTYHAYKQFQRAYRKGDYKLIEYVRAKNYDKKNGETVKGSRVTQLFNIKNDPWEVYDLSFFPEYADQVKTMRKEMKEKAKELGDIKENIEGEKYGFWEFY, encoded by the coding sequence ATGAATTTCAAAAAGCAATTCACCGTTTACGTTTTAGTCTTTTTCAGCGCACTCTTGGGCCTTCCTATCCAAGCCCAAAAGCGCAAAACAAAAAAGAAAGACCAACCCAATGTACTCATCATCTATACCGATGACCACCGTTTTTCAGGTGTTCATGCCTTGGGTGGAATGCAAGTAAAAACACCAAATATAGATGCCTTGATAGCCGATGGGGTATCATTTTCCAACGGTTACTTGATGGGCGCATTTTCCGGGGCCACTTGCGTACCTAGCAGGGCTATGCTATTGACCGGAAGAAACGTATTCGATCTACAGGGACAAGGACACAGTATTCCTCCCGAACATACCACCATAGGCGAAGCGTTGCAAGCTAATGACTACAACACCCATATCGTGGGAAAATGGCACCAAGACAATGCTTCCTTGGCGCGCTCCTTCGATTCGGGAGACCGGCTTATGTCAAGAGGCCTTTACCTCATCGACCATTTTCGTATGCCCTTGTGGGATTGGAAAAAAGATGGCGACTACAAATTTGAAGACGGCTACCTATTGGAATATGATAAAAACGGAAAAGTCGTTCGAAGACCGATAAGCAAAGAAGATAAAAGAGGTCCGACCGGTACGAAGAAAAATGGCCCACATACCTCTGAAATCTATGCAGAAAGTGCTTCAGAGTATATTAAGGGCTACAAGAAAAAAAATCCTTTCTTTATGTATCTGGCATTTCACGCGCCCCACGACCCACGACAGGCACCACAAGAATATAAAGATATGTACCCTGTTGAAGACATTGTACTCCCCCCTTCCTATATGGCGCAACATCCTTTTGACAACGGCGATATGTTCCTAAGGGACGAAGAACTGGCCGTATGGCCTCGAACACCGGAAGTAGCCAAACAAGAACTTTCCGATTATTATGCCATTATTACCCATTTAGATGCCCAAATAGGCAAAGTCATCGCTTCATTAAAAGAAAGTGGGGCCTATAAGAATACCCTAATCGTTTTTGCCGGTGATAGCGGTCTGGCCGTAGGTAACCATGGCCTGATGGGCAAACAGAATATTTATGACGAAGACGGGGTTCATATTCCCCTTATCTTTTCAGGAAACCTCATAAAAGATAAAGGCAGTAAGAGAGATGCCCTGGCCTATAACTTCGATATCTTTCCTACCATCTGCGCTTTTATAGGTGTAGACATTCCAAGTTCCGTGACCGGCAAAAGCCTATTGCCCGTTATCAACAAAGAGAAGGCCAGTGTTCGCGATTATACCTATCATGCCTACAAACAATTCCAAAGGGCCTATAGAAAAGGGGATTATAAACTCATCGAATACGTACGCGCCAAAAATTACGACAAGAAAAATGGTGAAACCGTAAAAGGATCCCGTGTTACCCAATTGTTCAATATAAAAAACGACCCTTGGGAAGTCTACGACCTTTCCTTCTTTCCCGAATACGCCGATCAGGTGAAGACCATGCGTAAGGAAATGAAAGAGAAAGCCAAAGAATTGGGCGATATCAAGGAAAATATTGAGGGAGAGAAATACGGGTTTTGGGAGTTTTATTGA
- a CDS encoding glycoside hydrolase family 28 protein encodes MKDKLHFTSLLIACMLFVGCNPKSDVYKATDFGAIANGKTVNTEAIQRAIDACNEGGGGTVILDKGDYVSGTLLLKDKVTLHIAEDAQLIGSSNPLDYQSIDTFTDATGQKRGNCLIGAKNATNIAVTGKGTIDGNGEAFLAKNIKAKIKELNLAQTEGFGSNRPFLLRFVNSSQIKVQDVHLRQPAAWTCHFYQSNDILVENVSIYSHAHKNNDGIDLDSSYDAIIKNCDINTGDDAICIKTTSPKPTYNVQVSDCKLRSDWGSIKFGTESMGDMYNIDITNCQIYDTKGGGIKVLSVDGANIHDVTIDGIQMDRVDMPIFIRLGERLRTYRNAEKQEVGSITDVIIKNVKGSARALDSSRVNPPSGILMTGTPNHKIGKILLENIELELPGGGIEEHTMATVAEDETRYPEFSFFTVLPAYGLYGRHIENLQTNNVVFTLNGTDKRESQVLVDTHTTLSE; translated from the coding sequence ATGAAGGATAAGTTACACTTTACAAGTCTATTGATAGCCTGTATGCTATTTGTCGGCTGCAACCCTAAATCAGACGTCTACAAGGCTACCGATTTTGGGGCCATTGCCAATGGAAAAACCGTAAATACGGAAGCCATACAGCGTGCCATTGACGCTTGTAACGAAGGAGGAGGCGGTACAGTGATCCTTGATAAAGGGGATTATGTTTCGGGAACGCTGCTACTGAAAGACAAGGTTACGCTTCATATTGCCGAAGATGCCCAACTGATAGGAAGCTCCAATCCCTTAGATTACCAGAGCATCGATACCTTTACCGATGCTACGGGACAAAAACGGGGCAACTGCCTTATCGGCGCAAAAAATGCCACGAACATTGCCGTAACCGGAAAAGGGACTATCGATGGAAACGGGGAAGCCTTCCTTGCAAAAAATATAAAGGCAAAAATTAAGGAGCTGAACCTTGCCCAAACCGAAGGTTTTGGCTCAAACAGGCCCTTTCTTCTGCGCTTTGTTAATTCCTCCCAGATTAAGGTACAGGATGTTCACTTACGCCAACCGGCCGCATGGACATGCCACTTCTACCAATCCAATGACATCCTGGTCGAGAACGTATCTATTTACAGCCATGCCCATAAAAACAACGATGGTATTGATCTAGATTCCAGTTACGATGCCATTATTAAAAACTGCGACATCAATACAGGTGATGATGCCATTTGCATCAAAACTACGAGTCCAAAACCCACCTATAACGTACAGGTTAGCGATTGCAAACTCAGAAGCGACTGGGGTTCGATCAAGTTCGGCACGGAGTCTATGGGAGATATGTACAACATCGATATTACAAACTGCCAAATTTACGATACTAAGGGCGGCGGTATCAAGGTTTTGAGTGTTGACGGGGCCAATATTCACGATGTGACCATAGACGGTATTCAGATGGACCGAGTAGATATGCCCATTTTCATTCGTCTTGGAGAACGCCTACGCACCTATCGCAATGCCGAAAAACAAGAAGTTGGCTCTATTACCGATGTAATCATCAAAAATGTAAAAGGCAGTGCACGGGCCCTCGATAGCTCTAGGGTAAATCCGCCTTCAGGTATATTGATGACGGGCACTCCCAACCATAAAATCGGGAAAATCCTCCTAGAGAACATTGAACTGGAATTGCCCGGTGGTGGGATCGAAGAACACACAATGGCCACGGTTGCGGAAGATGAAACCCGCTACCCTGAGTTCAGCTTCTTTACAGTACTGCCTGCCTACGGCCTTTACGGAAGACATATAGAAAATCTGCAAACCAACAACGTCGTGTTCACGTTAAACGGCACCGATAAAAGAGAATCTCAAGTTTTAGTGGACACCCATACAACCCTATCAGAATAA